Proteins encoded in a region of the Mycolicibacterium neoaurum genome:
- a CDS encoding A/G-specific adenine glycosylase produces MPQAEYGIDPGELLGWFDIAERDLPWRRPGVTAWQILVSEFMLQQTPVNRVEPIWLDWIARWPTPSATAAASAADVLRAWGKLGYPRRAKRLHECAAVVASEHDDVVPADVETLLGLPGVGAYTARAIACFAYRQQVPVVDTNVRRVVARVVHGVAETPARAGDLAEVAALLPEGAAAARFSAALMELGAIVCTARNPRCGICPLSACRWKSAGYPPASTPARRVQRYAGTDRQVRGRLLDVLRAGTGPVTRAELDVAWLTDTAQRDRALDSLLTDGLVEQTAAGLFALAGEGDDAGEDEPAEEPSIPTRR; encoded by the coding sequence ATGCCCCAGGCCGAATACGGCATCGACCCCGGCGAGCTTCTGGGATGGTTCGACATTGCCGAGCGCGACCTGCCGTGGCGTCGACCGGGGGTCACCGCCTGGCAGATCCTGGTCAGTGAATTCATGCTCCAGCAGACGCCGGTGAACCGGGTCGAACCGATCTGGCTGGACTGGATTGCGCGGTGGCCGACACCATCTGCCACCGCTGCCGCGTCCGCCGCCGATGTGCTGCGCGCGTGGGGAAAGCTGGGCTATCCGCGCCGGGCCAAGCGGTTACACGAGTGCGCGGCCGTCGTCGCGTCCGAACATGATGACGTGGTGCCCGCCGATGTGGAGACGCTGCTCGGCCTGCCCGGAGTCGGCGCCTATACCGCCCGGGCCATCGCATGCTTCGCCTACCGCCAGCAGGTCCCCGTCGTCGACACCAATGTCCGACGGGTGGTCGCCAGGGTGGTGCACGGCGTGGCGGAAACCCCTGCGCGCGCGGGCGACCTCGCCGAGGTGGCCGCATTGCTGCCGGAAGGCGCTGCTGCTGCGCGCTTTTCAGCCGCGCTGATGGAACTCGGGGCGATCGTGTGCACGGCACGTAACCCTCGCTGCGGGATCTGCCCGCTGAGCGCGTGTCGATGGAAGTCCGCCGGTTATCCGCCGGCGAGCACCCCGGCCCGCCGGGTCCAGCGCTATGCCGGTACCGACCGGCAGGTCCGTGGCAGGCTGCTCGACGTGCTGAGGGCCGGCACCGGACCGGTGACGCGGGCCGAGCTGGACGTCGCATGGCTCACCGATACCGCCCAGCGCGACCGGGCGCTGGATTCGCTGTTGACCGACGGTCTCGTGGAGCAGACCGCGGCGGGGCTGTTCGCCCTGGCCGGCGAAGGTGACGATGCGGGCGAGGACGAGCCCGCTGAGGAACCGAGCATCCCAACCCGAAGGTGA
- the clpC1 gene encoding ATP-dependent protease ATP-binding subunit ClpC, translated as MFERFTDRARRVVVLAQEEARMLNHNYIGTEHILLGLIHEGEGVAAKSLESLGISLEGVRSQVEEIIGQGQQAPSGHIPFTPRAKKVLELSLREALQLGHNYIGTEHILLGLIREGEGVAAQVLVKLGAELTRVRQQVIQLLSGYQGKEAAEAGTGGRGGESGNPSTSLVLDQFGRNLTAAAMEGKLDPVIGREKEIERVMQVLSRRTKNNPVLIGEPGVGKTAVVEGLAQAIVHGEVPETLKDKQLYTLDLGSLVAGSRYRGDFEERLKKVLKEINTRGDIILFIDELHTLVGAGAAEGAIDAASILKPKLARGELQTIGATTLDEYRKYIEKDAALERRFQPVQVGEPTVEHTIEILKGLRDRYEAHHRVSITDGALVAAATLADRYINDRFLPDKAIDLIDEAGARMRIRRMTAPPDLREFDEKIADARREKESAIDAQDFEKAASLRDKEKQLVAQRAEREKQWRSGDLDVVAEVDDEQIAEVLGNWTGIPVFKLTEAETTRLLRMEDELHKRIIGQEDAVKAVSKAIRRTRAGLKDPKRPSGSFIFAGPSGVGKTELSKALANFLFGDDDALIQIDMGEFHDRFTASRLFGAPPGYVGYEEGGQLTEKVRRKPFSVVLFDEIEKAHQEIYNTLLQVLEDGRLTDGQGRTVDFKNTVLIFTSNLGTSDISKAVGLGFTQGGGENNYERMKLKVHDELKKHFRPEFLNRIDDIIVFHQLTQNEIIQMVDLMIGRVGNQLRAKDMEMELTDQAKALLAKRGFDPVLGARPLRRTIQREIEDQLSEKILFEEVGPGQIVTVDVEGWDGEGAGENAKFTFSGRPKSAGSTEDADLAATAAE; from the coding sequence ATGTTCGAAAGATTCACCGACCGTGCCCGTCGGGTCGTCGTCCTGGCCCAAGAAGAGGCCAGGATGCTCAACCACAATTACATCGGCACCGAGCACATCCTGCTGGGTCTCATCCACGAAGGTGAAGGCGTAGCGGCCAAGTCTCTGGAGTCGCTGGGTATTTCCCTGGAGGGGGTGCGCAGCCAGGTCGAAGAGATCATCGGCCAGGGCCAGCAGGCCCCCTCGGGTCACATCCCCTTCACGCCGCGGGCCAAGAAGGTGCTGGAACTGTCGCTGCGCGAAGCCCTGCAGCTCGGCCACAACTACATCGGTACCGAGCACATCCTGCTCGGCCTGATCCGTGAGGGCGAGGGCGTGGCCGCCCAGGTGCTGGTCAAGCTCGGCGCCGAACTGACCAGGGTCCGCCAGCAGGTCATCCAGCTGCTGAGCGGCTACCAGGGCAAGGAGGCCGCCGAGGCCGGCACCGGAGGCCGTGGAGGCGAATCCGGCAACCCGTCGACCTCGCTGGTGCTCGACCAGTTCGGCCGCAACCTGACCGCCGCCGCCATGGAGGGCAAGCTCGATCCGGTCATCGGCCGTGAGAAGGAAATCGAGCGGGTCATGCAGGTGCTGAGCCGGCGCACCAAGAACAACCCGGTGCTGATCGGCGAGCCCGGTGTCGGCAAGACCGCCGTCGTGGAGGGTCTGGCCCAGGCCATCGTGCACGGTGAGGTCCCCGAGACGCTCAAGGACAAGCAGCTCTACACCCTGGACCTGGGTTCGCTGGTGGCGGGCAGCCGCTACCGCGGTGACTTCGAGGAACGCCTGAAGAAGGTGCTCAAGGAGATCAACACCCGCGGTGACATCATCCTGTTCATCGACGAGCTGCACACGCTGGTCGGCGCAGGTGCCGCCGAGGGCGCCATCGACGCCGCGAGCATCCTCAAGCCCAAGCTGGCCCGTGGCGAGCTGCAGACCATCGGCGCCACCACGCTCGACGAGTACCGCAAGTACATCGAGAAGGACGCCGCCCTGGAACGTCGCTTCCAGCCGGTGCAGGTCGGCGAACCGACCGTCGAGCACACCATCGAGATCCTCAAGGGTCTGCGTGACCGTTACGAGGCGCACCACCGGGTGTCCATCACCGACGGTGCGCTGGTGGCCGCGGCCACCTTGGCCGACCGCTACATCAACGACCGGTTCCTGCCGGACAAGGCGATCGACCTGATCGACGAGGCCGGTGCCAGGATGCGCATCCGCCGGATGACCGCTCCGCCGGACCTGCGCGAGTTCGACGAGAAGATCGCCGACGCCCGCCGGGAGAAGGAGTCCGCGATCGACGCGCAGGACTTCGAGAAGGCCGCCAGCCTGCGCGACAAGGAGAAGCAGCTGGTCGCGCAGCGTGCCGAGCGTGAGAAGCAGTGGCGCTCCGGTGATCTCGACGTGGTTGCCGAGGTCGACGATGAGCAGATCGCCGAGGTGCTCGGTAACTGGACCGGTATCCCCGTGTTCAAGCTCACCGAGGCCGAGACCACCCGTCTGCTGCGCATGGAGGACGAGCTGCACAAGCGGATCATCGGCCAGGAGGACGCCGTCAAGGCGGTCTCCAAGGCGATCCGCCGCACCCGTGCCGGGTTGAAGGATCCCAAGCGCCCGTCGGGTTCGTTCATCTTCGCCGGCCCGTCCGGTGTCGGTAAGACCGAGCTGTCCAAGGCGCTGGCGAACTTCCTGTTCGGCGACGACGATGCGCTCATCCAGATCGACATGGGCGAGTTCCACGATCGCTTCACCGCGTCGCGGCTGTTCGGTGCCCCTCCGGGCTACGTCGGCTACGAGGAGGGCGGCCAGCTCACCGAGAAGGTGCGTCGCAAGCCGTTCTCGGTGGTGCTGTTCGACGAGATCGAGAAGGCGCATCAGGAGATCTACAACACCCTGTTGCAGGTGCTCGAGGACGGCCGGCTGACCGACGGTCAGGGGCGCACGGTCGACTTCAAGAACACCGTGCTGATCTTCACGTCCAACCTGGGCACCTCGGACATCTCCAAGGCGGTGGGTCTGGGCTTCACCCAGGGCGGCGGCGAGAACAACTACGAGCGGATGAAGCTCAAGGTGCACGACGAGCTGAAGAAGCACTTCCGCCCGGAGTTCTTGAACCGTATCGACGACATCATCGTGTTCCACCAGCTGACGCAGAACGAGATCATCCAGATGGTCGATCTGATGATCGGCCGGGTCGGCAACCAGCTGCGTGCCAAGGATATGGAGATGGAGCTGACCGACCAGGCCAAGGCGCTGCTGGCCAAGCGTGGTTTCGATCCGGTGCTGGGTGCGCGGCCGCTGCGTCGCACCATCCAGCGCGAGATCGAGGACCAGCTGTCGGAGAAGATCCTGTTCGAGGAGGTCGGACCGGGTCAGATCGTCACCGTCGATGTCGAGGGCTGGGACGGCGAGGGCGCAGGCGAGAACGCAAAGTTCACGTTCTCGGGACGACCCAAGTCGGCCGGTTCCACGGAGGACGCTGATCTGGCGGCCACCGCGGCCGAGTAG
- the mhuD gene encoding mycobilin-forming heme oxygenase MhuD, producing MPVVKINAIEVPADAGPELEKRFAHRAHAVDNQPGFLGFQLLRPVKGEDRYFVVTQWESEEAFQAWASGPAVEAHAGQQTKPVATGASLLEFEVVLDVAGTGK from the coding sequence ATGCCCGTCGTGAAGATCAACGCCATCGAGGTCCCGGCCGACGCAGGCCCGGAGCTGGAGAAGCGGTTCGCCCACCGCGCCCACGCCGTCGACAACCAGCCCGGCTTCCTGGGCTTCCAGCTGCTGCGCCCGGTCAAGGGCGAAGACCGCTACTTCGTGGTGACCCAGTGGGAGTCCGAAGAGGCCTTCCAGGCGTGGGCCAGCGGCCCCGCCGTCGAGGCGCATGCCGGACAGCAGACCAAGCCCGTCGCCACCGGTGCGTCATTGCTGGAGTTCGAGGTTGTGTTGGACGTTGCGGGGACCGGCAAGTAA
- a CDS encoding histidine phosphatase family protein, translating to MSEVVRLTLVSHGMTEAMAAGRFPADEPLNALGARQVAELANADRGMLWCAPELRTGQTAQALGGPATIEPALADLDCGRWRGMALADLDPDGLASWLTDPTAAPHGGESIAALCDRVRNWLDGVAARGGRHTAVTHPAVIRAAILTALSAAPTSFWRIDIAPVARVSLHFRGAWTLRL from the coding sequence GTGAGTGAGGTCGTCCGGCTGACCCTCGTCTCGCACGGTATGACCGAGGCGATGGCAGCCGGACGATTCCCCGCCGACGAACCCCTCAACGCGCTGGGCGCCCGTCAGGTCGCCGAGCTGGCGAACGCCGATCGCGGCATGCTGTGGTGCGCTCCCGAGCTGCGGACCGGCCAGACGGCGCAGGCGCTGGGCGGCCCTGCGACCATCGAGCCGGCGTTGGCCGACCTCGACTGCGGCCGGTGGCGGGGAATGGCACTGGCGGATCTGGACCCGGATGGGCTGGCGAGCTGGCTGACGGATCCGACGGCGGCCCCGCACGGCGGCGAGTCGATCGCGGCGCTGTGCGACCGGGTGCGGAACTGGCTCGACGGAGTGGCCGCGCGCGGTGGGCGGCACACCGCGGTCACCCATCCCGCCGTCATCAGGGCCGCCATTCTGACCGCGCTGAGCGCGGCACCGACATCCTTCTGGCGCATCGATATCGCTCCTGTTGCCCGCGTGAGCTTGCACTTCCGCGGTGCCTGGACGCTGCGGCTGTGA
- a CDS encoding alpha/beta hydrolase, translating to MRTELLTVRGGAGAPLVLVHGLMGRGSTWSRQLPWLTELGAVYTYDAPWHRGRDVDDPHPISTERFVQDLADAVAVLGTPVTLIGHSMGGLHSWCLAAERPDLVTAVVVEDMAPDFRGRTTGPWEPWVQALPVEFETAEQVYREFGPVAGQYFLEAFDRTATGWRLHGHVERWIEIAGQWGLRDYWPQWEAVRAPALLLEAGGTVAPPGQMRRMHETGYRTTYRLVPGAGHLIHDDAPEVYREAVVGFLTALT from the coding sequence ATGCGGACCGAACTTCTGACTGTGCGTGGTGGCGCCGGGGCCCCGCTGGTTCTGGTGCACGGCCTGATGGGCAGGGGGAGTACCTGGTCGCGTCAGCTGCCGTGGTTGACCGAACTGGGTGCGGTCTACACCTACGACGCCCCGTGGCATCGCGGCCGCGATGTCGACGATCCGCATCCGATCAGCACCGAGCGGTTCGTGCAGGATCTGGCCGACGCGGTGGCCGTGCTGGGCACCCCGGTGACGCTGATCGGCCATTCGATGGGCGGGTTGCACTCGTGGTGTCTGGCCGCCGAACGCCCGGATCTGGTGACCGCCGTCGTGGTCGAGGACATGGCCCCGGATTTCCGCGGCCGCACCACCGGTCCGTGGGAACCGTGGGTGCAGGCGCTGCCGGTGGAGTTCGAGACCGCCGAGCAGGTCTACCGGGAATTCGGACCGGTGGCCGGGCAGTACTTCTTGGAGGCGTTCGATCGCACGGCGACGGGTTGGCGATTGCACGGGCATGTCGAGCGCTGGATAGAGATCGCCGGCCAGTGGGGGCTGCGCGATTACTGGCCGCAGTGGGAGGCGGTGCGGGCACCGGCGCTGCTCCTGGAGGCCGGCGGCACCGTCGCGCCGCCCGGTCAGATGCGGCGGATGCACGAAACCGGTTATCGGACAACGTATCGTCTGGTCCCCGGGGCTGGCCATCTGATTCACGACGATGCGCCGGAGGTGTATCGCGAGGCCGTCGTGGGGTTCTTAACGGCGCTCACCTGA
- the lsr2 gene encoding histone-like nucleoid-structuring protein Lsr2: MAKKVTVTLVDDFDGEAAADETVEFALDGVSYEIDLSSKNAAKLRGDLKQWVEAGRRVGGRRRGRSAGTGRGRAAIDREQSAAIRDWARRNGHNVSTRGRIPAEVIDAFHAAT; encoded by the coding sequence ATGGCGAAGAAAGTTACCGTCACGCTGGTTGACGATTTCGACGGCGAAGCTGCCGCAGACGAAACCGTGGAATTCGCGTTGGACGGTGTGAGTTACGAGATCGACCTTTCTTCCAAGAACGCCGCAAAACTCCGCGGTGACCTCAAGCAGTGGGTCGAGGCGGGCCGGCGGGTCGGCGGTCGACGCCGCGGACGCTCGGCGGGTACCGGCCGTGGCCGGGCGGCCATCGACCGTGAGCAGAGTGCGGCGATCCGCGATTGGGCTCGGCGCAACGGACACAACGTCTCGACCAGAGGCCGCATCCCGGCCGAGGTCATCGACGCATTCCACGCCGCGACCTGA
- a CDS encoding CbtB domain-containing protein produces the protein MTSAETPKAGARAVDLSAASAVAWLSLTAFFALLVLYFVGMDQGATSVFGANTVIHEFVHDARHLLGFPCH, from the coding sequence ATGACTTCTGCTGAAACCCCCAAGGCCGGTGCACGTGCGGTGGACCTGTCCGCCGCGAGCGCGGTGGCCTGGCTGTCGCTGACGGCGTTCTTCGCCCTGCTGGTGCTCTACTTCGTCGGTATGGATCAGGGCGCCACCTCCGTGTTCGGCGCCAACACCGTCATCCACGAGTTCGTGCATGACGCCCGCCATCTGCTCGGCTTCCCCTGCCACTAG
- a CDS encoding GlxA family transcriptional regulator has translation MAITSVSVLVLDGLAIFEFGVICEVFGIDRSADGVPNFDFKVCGPRAGEPVRTSVGATLTPDHGLDDLIGADLVAIPAIAGSDYLPEALTAVRRAQDSGSTVLTVCSGAFLAGAAGLLDGRPCTTHWMHADDLAAANPTARVDRNVLFVDDGNLITSAGTAAGIDACLHLVRRELGAEVTNKIARRMVVPPQRDGGQRQYIDQPIPVRYSEGFAPQLDWMLANLDKQHTVAALAARANMSARTFARRFVEETGRTPMQWITDQRVLYARRLLEETDLDIDRVADRCGFGTATLLRHHFRRIIGVTPSDYRRSFSCDDACEESA, from the coding sequence ATGGCGATAACGAGCGTATCGGTGCTGGTGCTGGACGGTCTAGCGATTTTCGAGTTCGGTGTGATCTGCGAGGTCTTCGGTATCGACCGCTCCGCCGACGGTGTCCCGAACTTCGACTTCAAGGTGTGCGGTCCCCGTGCCGGCGAGCCGGTCCGCACCTCGGTGGGCGCCACCCTGACCCCCGATCACGGGCTCGATGATCTGATCGGTGCCGATCTGGTCGCCATCCCGGCGATCGCCGGATCCGACTACCTGCCCGAGGCGCTGACGGCGGTGCGCCGGGCCCAGGATTCCGGGTCGACCGTGCTGACGGTGTGTTCGGGTGCATTTCTGGCCGGTGCCGCCGGTCTGCTCGACGGCAGGCCGTGTACCACGCACTGGATGCACGCCGACGATCTGGCCGCCGCCAACCCCACCGCTCGGGTGGACCGCAACGTGCTGTTCGTCGACGACGGGAATCTGATCACCAGTGCGGGCACCGCCGCAGGCATCGATGCCTGCCTGCATCTGGTGCGCCGGGAACTGGGTGCGGAGGTAACCAACAAGATCGCCCGCAGGATGGTCGTCCCCCCGCAGCGCGATGGCGGGCAACGCCAGTACATCGACCAGCCGATCCCGGTCCGGTACTCGGAAGGTTTTGCCCCGCAGCTTGATTGGATGTTGGCGAATCTGGACAAGCAACACACGGTGGCGGCATTGGCGGCGCGGGCCAACATGTCTGCGCGGACATTCGCCCGCAGGTTCGTCGAGGAGACCGGGCGCACCCCCATGCAGTGGATCACCGACCAGCGGGTGCTCTACGCGCGGCGCTTGCTCGAGGAGACCGACCTCGACATCGATCGCGTCGCCGACCGCTGCGGATTCGGCACCGCGACGCTGCTGCGCCACCACTTCCGCCGGATCATCGGGGTCACGCCATCGGACTATCGGCGCAGCTTCTCCTGCGACGACGCCTGCGAAGAGAGTGCCTAG
- a CDS encoding serine hydrolase, with product MRGPASNAPRRVIAFTALAAAVAVIGSGCAHTGPPVAEAAYGMHIETNTPQGLRAKQLLDMVNSDWPIGVVPVATLAAPQQVEFVAGAMDRLWADRPITVTALSLGAGEATLHVRNSYNVEQKIEMRTGDGGLVDRFEVTVEPPKITGWSDIDSAIQKSGATYAYQVSKVSDGRCVTVAGTDVDTPMPLASIFKLYVLLALAEAVNAGTVSWDEQLTITKEDKAVGSAGFNDLDPGSRVSVKAAAQQMISASDNMATDMLMARLGPGAVERALVAAGHHDPSSMTPFPTAHQLFSIGWGKPDVREEWKSASPQRRAAMLARTGTLPYEPDPMLTRVPASPYGIEWYGTPMDICRVHAALQAAATGAAAPVRDILSATPGIELDKTRWRYVGAKGGNLPGDLSFSWYAEDRSGQGWVVSYQLNWPEYRSLTAATWLLSIATQSFGLIPN from the coding sequence TTGCGGGGACCGGCAAGTAACGCGCCGCGGCGCGTAATCGCTTTCACCGCGCTGGCCGCCGCCGTGGCCGTGATCGGCTCGGGGTGCGCGCACACCGGGCCACCGGTGGCCGAGGCCGCCTACGGCATGCACATCGAGACCAACACGCCGCAGGGACTGCGCGCCAAGCAACTGCTCGACATGGTCAACTCCGACTGGCCGATCGGTGTGGTGCCCGTGGCGACGCTTGCCGCCCCGCAACAGGTCGAGTTCGTCGCCGGTGCGATGGATCGGTTGTGGGCGGACCGCCCGATCACCGTCACCGCACTGTCCCTCGGTGCCGGAGAAGCCACCCTGCATGTGCGTAACTCCTACAACGTCGAGCAGAAGATCGAGATGCGCACCGGTGACGGCGGCCTGGTCGACCGGTTCGAAGTCACCGTGGAACCACCCAAGATCACCGGGTGGTCCGATATCGACTCCGCGATCCAGAAGTCCGGCGCCACTTACGCCTACCAGGTGTCCAAGGTGTCCGACGGCCGGTGCGTGACGGTGGCGGGAACCGATGTCGACACCCCCATGCCATTGGCCTCGATCTTCAAGCTCTACGTCCTGCTGGCACTGGCCGAGGCCGTCAACGCGGGCACGGTCTCCTGGGACGAGCAGCTGACCATCACCAAAGAAGACAAGGCCGTCGGCTCGGCGGGCTTCAACGATCTGGACCCGGGATCCCGGGTATCGGTGAAAGCCGCTGCCCAGCAGATGATCTCGGCCAGCGACAACATGGCCACCGATATGTTGATGGCACGCCTCGGCCCCGGCGCGGTAGAACGGGCGCTGGTCGCGGCCGGACACCACGACCCGTCGTCGATGACCCCCTTTCCCACGGCGCACCAACTGTTCTCGATCGGCTGGGGTAAACCCGATGTCCGCGAGGAATGGAAGAGCGCGTCACCGCAACGGCGTGCCGCCATGCTGGCCCGCACCGGAACGTTGCCCTACGAACCGGATCCGATGCTGACCCGGGTGCCGGCATCGCCATACGGTATCGAGTGGTACGGCACGCCGATGGACATCTGCCGGGTACACGCCGCGCTGCAGGCCGCGGCCACCGGGGCGGCGGCACCCGTGCGCGACATCCTCTCGGCCACACCCGGTATCGAACTGGACAAGACCCGATGGCGTTATGTCGGGGCCAAGGGCGGAAACCTGCCCGGTGACCTGAGCTTCAGCTGGTACGCCGAGGACCGCAGCGGACAGGGCTGGGTGGTCAGCTACCAGCTCAACTGGCCGGAGTACCGCAGCCTGACCGCCGCCACCTGGCTGCTGTCGATCGCGACCCAGTCATTCGGGTTGATCCCGAACTGA
- a CDS encoding CbtA family protein, with translation MEKAIIGRGLLAGALGGVLAFVWSWIFIEPVIDRAIEFEDGVSAAHQAIEHGGHAHEHGAEGGIEITRTVQSTIGLGFGLVAFSVAMGALLAVLFCVAYGRIGALSARATAVLLAGGMLIALWIVPSLKYPPNPPAVSLDETIQQRTLLYLLLTVLSAALLVGAVLVGRRLAARFGAWNAALLAGAGYLVAVAVVFLVMPTIDETPGPIRDAAGTIVFGAFPADDLYQFRLYSLGTQLVMWTTIGLVFAALVSRLLENKREFVTA, from the coding sequence ATGGAAAAGGCAATCATCGGGCGCGGCCTCCTGGCCGGCGCCCTCGGCGGTGTGCTCGCATTCGTCTGGTCCTGGATCTTCATCGAGCCGGTCATCGACCGTGCCATCGAATTCGAGGACGGCGTCAGCGCCGCGCATCAGGCGATCGAGCACGGCGGCCACGCCCATGAGCACGGTGCCGAAGGCGGGATCGAGATCACCCGGACCGTCCAGTCGACGATCGGGCTCGGGTTCGGACTGGTCGCCTTCAGCGTGGCGATGGGCGCGCTGCTGGCCGTCCTGTTCTGTGTCGCGTACGGACGGATCGGCGCGTTGTCGGCCAGGGCCACCGCGGTCCTGCTCGCCGGAGGCATGCTGATCGCACTGTGGATTGTGCCGTCGCTGAAGTATCCGCCGAACCCGCCGGCGGTCAGCCTGGACGAGACGATCCAGCAGCGTACCCTGCTGTATCTGCTGTTGACCGTGCTGTCGGCGGCGCTGCTGGTGGGCGCGGTGCTGGTGGGGCGGCGACTTGCCGCCAGGTTCGGTGCCTGGAATGCCGCACTGCTCGCCGGTGCCGGCTATCTGGTGGCGGTCGCCGTGGTGTTCCTGGTCATGCCGACCATCGACGAGACACCCGGCCCGATCCGCGATGCTGCCGGCACGATCGTCTTCGGTGCGTTCCCCGCCGATGACCTCTACCAGTTCCGGCTCTACTCGCTTGGCACGCAGCTGGTGATGTGGACGACGATCGGGCTGGTGTTCGCCGCTCTGGTGTCCCGGCTGCTGGAGAACAAGCGCGAGTTCGTCACGGCGTGA